A DNA window from Leopardus geoffroyi isolate Oge1 chromosome A1, O.geoffroyi_Oge1_pat1.0, whole genome shotgun sequence contains the following coding sequences:
- the IRX1 gene encoding iroquois-class homeodomain protein IRX-1: MSFPQLGYPQYLSAAGPGAYGGERPGVLAAAAAAAAAASSGRPGAAELGAGAGAAAVTSVLGMYAAAGPYAGAPNYSAFLPYAADLSLFSQMGSQYELKDNPGVHPATFTAHTAPAYYPYGQFQYGDPGRPKNATRESTSTLKAWLNEHRKNPYPTKGEKIMLAIITKMTLTQVSTWFANARRRLKKENKVTWGARSKDQEDGALFGSDTEGDPEKAEDDEEIDLESIDIDKIDEHDGDQSNEDEEDKAEAPRPPAAPTALARDQGSPLAAADALKSQDSPLGLVKEVPEPGSTRLLSPSAASGGLQGAPHSKPKIWSLAETATSPDGAPKASPPPPAGHPGAHGPPAGAPLQHPAFLPSHGLYTCHIGKFSNWTNGAFLTQGSLLNMRSFLGVGAPHAAPHGPHLPAPPPPPVPVAAGVLHGDKASARSSPALPERDLVPRPESPAQQLKSPFQPVRDNSLAPQEGTPRILAALPSA; this comes from the exons ATGTCCTTCCCGCAGCTGGGCTACCCGCAGTACCTGAGCGCCGCGGGGCCCGGCGCCTACGGCGGCGAGCGCCCGGGGGTGCTggccgcggccgccgcggccgccgccgccgcctcgtcGGGCCGGCCGGGGGCGGCGGAGctgggcgcgggcgcgggcgcggccGCCGTCACCTCGGTGCTGGGCATGTACGCGGCGGCCGGCCCGTACGCGGGCGCGCCCAACTACAGCGCCTTCCTGCCCTACGCCGCCGACCTCAGCCTCTTCTCGCAGATG GGCTCACAGTATGAACTCAAAGACAACCCGGGGGTGCACCCTGCCACCTTCACAGCCCACACGGCGCCGGCATACTACCCCTACGGCCAGTTCCAGTACGGGGACCCCGGGCGGCCCAAGAACGCCACGCGCGAGAGCACCAGCACGCTCAAGGCCTGGCTGAACGAGCACCGCAAGAACCCGTACCCCACCAAGGGCGAGAAGATCATGCTGGCCATCATCACCAAGATGACCCTCACGCAGGTGTCCACCTGGTTCGCCAACGCGCGCCGGCGCCTCAAGAAGGAGAACAAGGTGACGTGGGGCGCGCGCAGCAAGGACCAGGAGGACGGCGCCCTCTTCGGAAGCGACACCGAGGGCGACCCGGAGAAGGCCGAGGACGACGAGGAGATCGACCTAGAGAGCATTGACATTGACAAAATCGACGAGCACGATGGCGACCAGAGCAACGAGGACGAAGAGGACAAGGCCGAGGCGCCGCGCCCGCCGGCGGCACCTACCGCCCTCGCCCGGGACCAGGGCTCGCCGCTGGCAGCCGCCGACGCGCTCAAGTCCCAGGACTCGCCCCTGGGCCTGGTCAAGGAGGTCCCGGAGCCCGGCAGCACTCGCCTGCTGAGTCCCAGCGCCGCGTCCGGTGGCCTGCAGGGCGCGCCTCACAGCAAGCCCAAGATCTGGTCCCTGGCCGAAACGGCCACCAGCCCCGACGGCGCACCCAAGGCCTCGCCGCCGCCACCCGCAGGCCATCCCGGCGCGCACGGGCCCCCCGCGGGCGCGCCGCTGCAGCACCCCGCCTTCCTGCCCAGCCACGGACTGTACACCTGCCACATCGGCAAGTTCTCCAACTGGACCAATGGCGCGTTCCTCACGCAGGGCTCCCTGCTCAACATGCGCTCCTTCCTGGGCGTCGGCGCGCCCCACGCCGCGCCTCACGGCCCGCACctgcccgcgccgccgccgccgcccgtcCCCGTTGCCGCGGGGGTGCTCCACGGTGACAAGGCCTCCGCTCGAAGCAGCCCCGCGCTTCCAG AGAGAGACCTCGTCCCCAGGCCGGAGTCGCCGGCACAGCAGTTAAAATCCCCCTTCCAGCCCGTGCGCGACAA CTCGCTGGCCCCGCAGGAGGGAACGCCGCGGATCCTAGCAGCCCTCCCGTCCGCCTGA